The following coding sequences lie in one Gadus macrocephalus chromosome 1, ASM3116895v1 genomic window:
- the LOC132455912 gene encoding glutamate receptor-interacting protein 2-like isoform X2: MSTRVIFGKGKPNPKHFNIAFSSAESKRKGISSSDGKRTFSFSLRCRLGIIRGRIKDDGPYSKGGKDSGSGDHHSHASQRRSLTEEYRGLTTVDLMKREGSSLGLTISGGSDKDGKPRVSNLRPGGLAARSDQLNVGDYIKSVNGINLCKLRHDEIISLLKNIGERVVLEVEYELPQTVQNPSGMLTKTIEVCLHKEGNSFGFVMRGGFHEDWHRSRPLVVTYVRPGGPADREGTLKAGDRVLSVDGLPLSREKHADALTALMQSSQEALLLIEYDVSVVEAVQQASGPLLVEIAKGPSNAGLGISLHTAVFRNKQVIIIDKIKGASVVERCGALHLGDILLSIDGTSTEHCSLMEATQLLASTADVVKLEMLPANQSRLPIRPQDTVKVQKSNHHHWEQSYCPPPPLPPPLQHAGHGKPWNSPSHSHNHQDHCKFTSGFSSQGSSSLPCPAPSVAPGSPRGSTGKRRHRTKDHKSSLSLASSSVGPGGQVVHVETSEVVLRGDPLTGFGLQLQGGVFATEALSAPAVVRFIEPDSPAERCGLLQVGDRLLSINGIPTEEGTLEEAHQLLRDAALANKVTLDLEFDVAESVVPSSGTFHVKLPKRRGVELGITISASKKPDKPLIISDIKKGSIAHRTGTLEPGDMLLAIDNVRLEHCTMEDAMHVLQQAEDMVKLRVQKDEDNMDELEMSGSIIYTVELKRYNGPLGITISGTEEPFDPIVISGLTKKGLAERTGAIHVGDRVLAINGVSLKGKPLSEAIHLLQMAGESVTLKIKKQVDKREAQQSVEQTGFLSDPEEDFLNDSQKAGKCCEVYSANVPSIDSAMSSWDGSGFDAGYCSQGTYLHKASDLTLNPSEWRNTKHRGNAGSTRHQHATAAYDRRFTEEEWDKGPGFVSPPRGHGALPHQGDSFWSQALQDLETCGQSEIIRELEASMTSSNLSLYLDETKSHEDSVFQTTLRREGPRDEPRAKGSLGRSAGARHAPAMGSMGNGGLTENLSPTALELHKVTLRKGRESCDFGFSVSDGLLEKGVFVNMIRPDGPADQAGLKPYDRILQVNCARTRDFDCCLTIPLIMEAGDGLSLVISRNPSGHDNGLPDSREDHFNTGFCLPERRSNSVAL; the protein is encoded by the exons ATGTCGACAAGAGTGATATTTGGAAAGGGAAAGCCTAACCCCAAGCATTTCAATATAGCCTTTTCTTCCGCGGAATCAAAGAGGAAAGGGATATCCTCTTCTGATGGGAAGAGGacgttttctttttctctcaggTGTCGGCTGGGCATCATCAGAGGACGGATCAAAG aCGATGGGCCCTACTCCAAGGGAGGCAAGGACTCTGGGAGCGGGGACCACCACAGCCATGCCTCCCAGAGACGCAGCCTCACAG AGGAGTACCGCGGGCTGACCACGGTGGACCTGATGAAGAGGGAAGGAAGTAGCCTGGGCCTCACCATCTCAGGGGGCTCCGACAAGGACGGCAAACCCAGAGTGTCCAACCTACGGCCAGGTGGGCTGGCTGCCAG AAGCGACCAGCTGAACGTGGGAGACTACATCAAGTCTGTGAACGGCATCAACCTGTGCAAGCTGCGGCACGACGAAATCATCAGCCTCCTGAAGAACATCGGAGAGCGCGTGGTGCTGGAGGTTGAGTACGAGCTGCCCCAGACTG TCCAGAACCCTTCGGGGATGCTCACCAAGACGATAGAGGTCTGCTTACACAAGGAAGGGAACAGCTTCGGATTCGTCATGAGAG GGGGCTTCCATGAAGACTGGCACAGGTCTCGCCCTCTGGTGGTGACTTATGTTAGGCCCGGTGGTCCTGCTGACAG ggagGGCACGCTGAAGGCGGGCGACCGCGTGCTGAGCGTGGACGGGCTACCGCTGTCCAGAGAGAAGCATGCCGACGCCCTCACTGCCCTGATGCAGAGCAGCCAGGAGGCCCTGCTCCTTATAGAGTATGACGTGTCCGTCGTGG aGGCAGTGCAGCAGGCGTCgggccccctgctggtggaGATAGCCAAGGGCCCCTCCAACGCCGGCCTGGGCATCAGCCTCCACACCGCCGTGTTCAGGAACAAACAAGTCATCATCATAGACAAGATCAAGGGCGCCAGTGTGGTGGAAAG GTGCGGCGCGCTGCATCTGGGTGACATCCTGCTGTCCATAGACGGCACCAGCACGGAGCACTGCTCGCTCATGGAGGCCACGCAGCTGCTGGCCAGCACCGCCGACGTGGTCAAGCTAGAGATGCTCCCGGCCAATCAGAGCAGACTTCCCATCAGGCCCCAGGACACGG TCAAGGTGCAGAAGAGCAACCATCATCACTGGGAGCAGAGCtactgcccccctcctcctctacctcctcctctgcaACACGCGGGCCACGGGAAGCCATGGAACAGCCCGAGCCACTCACACAACCACCAGGACCACTGCAAAT TCACCTCCGGGTTCAGCAGCcagggcagcagcagcctgcCCTGCCCCGCGCCCAGCGTGGCCCCCGGCAGCCCCCGCGGCTCCACGGGCAAGAGACGGCACCGCACCAAGGACCACAAGAGCTCCC TGTCTCTGGCGTCCAGCTCGGTGGGCCCGGGTGGGCAGGTGGTCCACGTGGAGACCAGCGAGGTGGTCCTGCGGGGGGATCCGCTCACGGGCTTCGGCCTGCAGCTGCAGGGGGGGGTCTTCGCCACCGAAGCTCTGTCGGCGCCCGCGGTGGTCCGCTTCATCGAGCCCGACAGCCCCGCCGAGAG GTGTGGGTTGCTGCAGGTGGGGGACAGACTGCTGTCCATCAACGGCATCCCCACGGAGGAGGGCACCCTGGAAGAGGCCCACCAGCTGCTCCGAGACGCCGCCCTGGCCAACAAGGTCACTCTGGATCTGGAGTTTGACGTTGCAG AGTCGGTGGTTCCCAGCAGTGGCACCTTCCACGTTAAGCTCCCCAAGCGGAGAGGGGTGGAACTGGGGATCACTATAAGCG caaGCAAGAAACCAGACAAGCCTCTGATCATCTCTGACATAAAGAAAGGCAGCATAGCACACAG AACAGGCACCCTGGAGCCCGGGGACATGCTGCTGGCCATCGACAACGTGCGTCTGGAGCACTGCACCATGGAGGACGCCATGCACGTCCTGCAGCAGGCCGAGGACATGGTGAAGCTTAGAGTGCAGAAGGACGAGGACAACATGG ACGAGCTGGAAATGTCGGGGTCCATCATCTACACGGTGGAGCTGAAACGCTACAATGGGCCTCTGGGCATCACCATCTCGGGCACAGAGGAGCCCTTCGACCCCATTGTGATCTCTGGCCTCACCAAGAAGGGTCTGGCGGAGAG GACCGGTGCCATCCATGTGGGGGACCGGGTCCTGGCGATCAACGGGGTCAGTCTGAAGGGGAAGCCGCTCAGCGAGGCCATCCATCTGCTTCAGATGGCCGGCGAGTCGGTCACGCTCAAAATCAAGAAGCAGGTGGACA AGCGAGAAGCCCAGCAGTCTGTAGAGCAGACAGGGTTCCTGAGCGACCCAGAGGAGGACTTCCTGAACGACTCCCAGAAGGCCGGCAAGTGCTGTGAGGTCTATTCGGCCAACGTTCCCAGTATAGACTCGGCCATGAGCTCCTGGGACGGCTCCGGGTTCGATGCCGGATACTGTAGCCAAG GGACGTACCTCCACAAGGCGTCGGACCTGACGCTGAATCCCAGCGAGTGGCGGAACACCAAACACAGAGGCAACGCCGGCAGCACGCGGCATCAGCACGCCACCGCTGCGTACGACCGCAGGTTCACCGAGGAGGAGTGGGACAAGGGGCCTGG ATTTGTCAGCCCCCCTCGTGGCCACGGCGCCCTCCCCCACCAGGGAGACAGCTTCTGGTCCCAGGCCCTGCAGGACCTTGAGACCTGTGGCCAATCGGAGATCATCAGAGAGCTGGAG gccTCCATGACGAGCAGCAACCTTAGCCTGTACTTGGACGAGACAAAGTCCCACGAGGACTCTGTGTTCCAGACCACGCTGAGGAGGGAGGGGCCCCGCGACGAGCCCAGGGCCAAGGGCTCACTGGGCCGCTCCGCCGGGGCCAGGCATGCCCCGGCAATGGGCAGCATGGGGAACGGAGGCCTGACCGAAAACTTGTCCCCCACCGCTCTGGAGCTGCACAAG GTGACCCTGAGGAAGGGCCGTGAGAGCTGCGACTTTGGCTTCAGCGTGTCGGACGGCCTCCTGGAGAAGGGGGTGTTCGTCAACATGATCCGTCCGGACGGCCCCGCCGACCAGGCGGGGCTGAAGCCCTACGACCGCATCCTGCAG GTGAACTGCGCTCGGACCAGAGACTTTGACTGCTGCCTCACCATCCCCCTCATCATGGAGGCAGGGGACGGCCTGAGCCTGGTGATCAGCCGGAACCCATCGGGGCACGACAACGGGCTCCCGGACAGTCGTGAGGACCACTTCAACACTGGGTTCTGCTTGCCGGAGCGCCGGTCCAACAGCGTGGCACTGTGA
- the LOC132455912 gene encoding glutamate receptor-interacting protein 2-like isoform X1 → MSTRVIFGKGKPNPKHFNIAFSSAESKRKGISSSDGKRTFSFSLRCRLGIIRGRIKDDGPYSKGGKDSGSGDHHSHASQRRSLTEEYRGLTTVDLMKREGSSLGLTISGGSDKDGKPRVSNLRPGGLAARSDQLNVGDYIKSVNGINLCKLRHDEIISLLKNIGERVVLEVEYELPQTVQNPSGMLTKTIEVCLHKEGNSFGFVMRGGFHEDWHRSRPLVVTYVRPGGPADREGTLKAGDRVLSVDGLPLSREKHADALTALMQSSQEALLLIEYDVSVVEAVQQASGPLLVEIAKGPSNAGLGISLHTAVFRNKQVIIIDKIKGASVVERCGALHLGDILLSIDGTSTEHCSLMEATQLLASTADVVKLEMLPANQSRLPIRPQDTVKVQKSNHHHWEQSYCPPPPLPPPLQHAGHGKPWNSPSHSHNHQDHCKSLVSGGFSPSSTVTSGFSSQGSSSLPCPAPSVAPGSPRGSTGKRRHRTKDHKSSLSLASSSVGPGGQVVHVETSEVVLRGDPLTGFGLQLQGGVFATEALSAPAVVRFIEPDSPAERCGLLQVGDRLLSINGIPTEEGTLEEAHQLLRDAALANKVTLDLEFDVAESVVPSSGTFHVKLPKRRGVELGITISASKKPDKPLIISDIKKGSIAHRTGTLEPGDMLLAIDNVRLEHCTMEDAMHVLQQAEDMVKLRVQKDEDNMDELEMSGSIIYTVELKRYNGPLGITISGTEEPFDPIVISGLTKKGLAERTGAIHVGDRVLAINGVSLKGKPLSEAIHLLQMAGESVTLKIKKQVDKREAQQSVEQTGFLSDPEEDFLNDSQKAGKCCEVYSANVPSIDSAMSSWDGSGFDAGYCSQGTYLHKASDLTLNPSEWRNTKHRGNAGSTRHQHATAAYDRRFTEEEWDKGPGFVSPPRGHGALPHQGDSFWSQALQDLETCGQSEIIRELEASMTSSNLSLYLDETKSHEDSVFQTTLRREGPRDEPRAKGSLGRSAGARHAPAMGSMGNGGLTENLSPTALELHKVTLRKGRESCDFGFSVSDGLLEKGVFVNMIRPDGPADQAGLKPYDRILQVNCARTRDFDCCLTIPLIMEAGDGLSLVISRNPSGHDNGLPDSREDHFNTGFCLPERRSNSVAL, encoded by the exons ATGTCGACAAGAGTGATATTTGGAAAGGGAAAGCCTAACCCCAAGCATTTCAATATAGCCTTTTCTTCCGCGGAATCAAAGAGGAAAGGGATATCCTCTTCTGATGGGAAGAGGacgttttctttttctctcaggTGTCGGCTGGGCATCATCAGAGGACGGATCAAAG aCGATGGGCCCTACTCCAAGGGAGGCAAGGACTCTGGGAGCGGGGACCACCACAGCCATGCCTCCCAGAGACGCAGCCTCACAG AGGAGTACCGCGGGCTGACCACGGTGGACCTGATGAAGAGGGAAGGAAGTAGCCTGGGCCTCACCATCTCAGGGGGCTCCGACAAGGACGGCAAACCCAGAGTGTCCAACCTACGGCCAGGTGGGCTGGCTGCCAG AAGCGACCAGCTGAACGTGGGAGACTACATCAAGTCTGTGAACGGCATCAACCTGTGCAAGCTGCGGCACGACGAAATCATCAGCCTCCTGAAGAACATCGGAGAGCGCGTGGTGCTGGAGGTTGAGTACGAGCTGCCCCAGACTG TCCAGAACCCTTCGGGGATGCTCACCAAGACGATAGAGGTCTGCTTACACAAGGAAGGGAACAGCTTCGGATTCGTCATGAGAG GGGGCTTCCATGAAGACTGGCACAGGTCTCGCCCTCTGGTGGTGACTTATGTTAGGCCCGGTGGTCCTGCTGACAG ggagGGCACGCTGAAGGCGGGCGACCGCGTGCTGAGCGTGGACGGGCTACCGCTGTCCAGAGAGAAGCATGCCGACGCCCTCACTGCCCTGATGCAGAGCAGCCAGGAGGCCCTGCTCCTTATAGAGTATGACGTGTCCGTCGTGG aGGCAGTGCAGCAGGCGTCgggccccctgctggtggaGATAGCCAAGGGCCCCTCCAACGCCGGCCTGGGCATCAGCCTCCACACCGCCGTGTTCAGGAACAAACAAGTCATCATCATAGACAAGATCAAGGGCGCCAGTGTGGTGGAAAG GTGCGGCGCGCTGCATCTGGGTGACATCCTGCTGTCCATAGACGGCACCAGCACGGAGCACTGCTCGCTCATGGAGGCCACGCAGCTGCTGGCCAGCACCGCCGACGTGGTCAAGCTAGAGATGCTCCCGGCCAATCAGAGCAGACTTCCCATCAGGCCCCAGGACACGG TCAAGGTGCAGAAGAGCAACCATCATCACTGGGAGCAGAGCtactgcccccctcctcctctacctcctcctctgcaACACGCGGGCCACGGGAAGCCATGGAACAGCCCGAGCCACTCACACAACCACCAGGACCACTGCAAAT CTCTGGTGAGCGGTGgcttctccccttcctccacaGTCACCTCCGGGTTCAGCAGCcagggcagcagcagcctgcCCTGCCCCGCGCCCAGCGTGGCCCCCGGCAGCCCCCGCGGCTCCACGGGCAAGAGACGGCACCGCACCAAGGACCACAAGAGCTCCC TGTCTCTGGCGTCCAGCTCGGTGGGCCCGGGTGGGCAGGTGGTCCACGTGGAGACCAGCGAGGTGGTCCTGCGGGGGGATCCGCTCACGGGCTTCGGCCTGCAGCTGCAGGGGGGGGTCTTCGCCACCGAAGCTCTGTCGGCGCCCGCGGTGGTCCGCTTCATCGAGCCCGACAGCCCCGCCGAGAG GTGTGGGTTGCTGCAGGTGGGGGACAGACTGCTGTCCATCAACGGCATCCCCACGGAGGAGGGCACCCTGGAAGAGGCCCACCAGCTGCTCCGAGACGCCGCCCTGGCCAACAAGGTCACTCTGGATCTGGAGTTTGACGTTGCAG AGTCGGTGGTTCCCAGCAGTGGCACCTTCCACGTTAAGCTCCCCAAGCGGAGAGGGGTGGAACTGGGGATCACTATAAGCG caaGCAAGAAACCAGACAAGCCTCTGATCATCTCTGACATAAAGAAAGGCAGCATAGCACACAG AACAGGCACCCTGGAGCCCGGGGACATGCTGCTGGCCATCGACAACGTGCGTCTGGAGCACTGCACCATGGAGGACGCCATGCACGTCCTGCAGCAGGCCGAGGACATGGTGAAGCTTAGAGTGCAGAAGGACGAGGACAACATGG ACGAGCTGGAAATGTCGGGGTCCATCATCTACACGGTGGAGCTGAAACGCTACAATGGGCCTCTGGGCATCACCATCTCGGGCACAGAGGAGCCCTTCGACCCCATTGTGATCTCTGGCCTCACCAAGAAGGGTCTGGCGGAGAG GACCGGTGCCATCCATGTGGGGGACCGGGTCCTGGCGATCAACGGGGTCAGTCTGAAGGGGAAGCCGCTCAGCGAGGCCATCCATCTGCTTCAGATGGCCGGCGAGTCGGTCACGCTCAAAATCAAGAAGCAGGTGGACA AGCGAGAAGCCCAGCAGTCTGTAGAGCAGACAGGGTTCCTGAGCGACCCAGAGGAGGACTTCCTGAACGACTCCCAGAAGGCCGGCAAGTGCTGTGAGGTCTATTCGGCCAACGTTCCCAGTATAGACTCGGCCATGAGCTCCTGGGACGGCTCCGGGTTCGATGCCGGATACTGTAGCCAAG GGACGTACCTCCACAAGGCGTCGGACCTGACGCTGAATCCCAGCGAGTGGCGGAACACCAAACACAGAGGCAACGCCGGCAGCACGCGGCATCAGCACGCCACCGCTGCGTACGACCGCAGGTTCACCGAGGAGGAGTGGGACAAGGGGCCTGG ATTTGTCAGCCCCCCTCGTGGCCACGGCGCCCTCCCCCACCAGGGAGACAGCTTCTGGTCCCAGGCCCTGCAGGACCTTGAGACCTGTGGCCAATCGGAGATCATCAGAGAGCTGGAG gccTCCATGACGAGCAGCAACCTTAGCCTGTACTTGGACGAGACAAAGTCCCACGAGGACTCTGTGTTCCAGACCACGCTGAGGAGGGAGGGGCCCCGCGACGAGCCCAGGGCCAAGGGCTCACTGGGCCGCTCCGCCGGGGCCAGGCATGCCCCGGCAATGGGCAGCATGGGGAACGGAGGCCTGACCGAAAACTTGTCCCCCACCGCTCTGGAGCTGCACAAG GTGACCCTGAGGAAGGGCCGTGAGAGCTGCGACTTTGGCTTCAGCGTGTCGGACGGCCTCCTGGAGAAGGGGGTGTTCGTCAACATGATCCGTCCGGACGGCCCCGCCGACCAGGCGGGGCTGAAGCCCTACGACCGCATCCTGCAG GTGAACTGCGCTCGGACCAGAGACTTTGACTGCTGCCTCACCATCCCCCTCATCATGGAGGCAGGGGACGGCCTGAGCCTGGTGATCAGCCGGAACCCATCGGGGCACGACAACGGGCTCCCGGACAGTCGTGAGGACCACTTCAACACTGGGTTCTGCTTGCCGGAGCGCCGGTCCAACAGCGTGGCACTGTGA
- the LOC132455912 gene encoding glutamate receptor-interacting protein 2-like isoform X3, producing MLCGLRRDPKSSIDDGPYSKGGKDSGSGDHHSHASQRRSLTEEYRGLTTVDLMKREGSSLGLTISGGSDKDGKPRVSNLRPGGLAARSDQLNVGDYIKSVNGINLCKLRHDEIISLLKNIGERVVLEVEYELPQTVQNPSGMLTKTIEVCLHKEGNSFGFVMRGGFHEDWHRSRPLVVTYVRPGGPADREGTLKAGDRVLSVDGLPLSREKHADALTALMQSSQEALLLIEYDVSVVEAVQQASGPLLVEIAKGPSNAGLGISLHTAVFRNKQVIIIDKIKGASVVERCGALHLGDILLSIDGTSTEHCSLMEATQLLASTADVVKLEMLPANQSRLPIRPQDTVKVQKSNHHHWEQSYCPPPPLPPPLQHAGHGKPWNSPSHSHNHQDHCKSLVSGGFSPSSTVTSGFSSQGSSSLPCPAPSVAPGSPRGSTGKRRHRTKDHKSSLSLASSSVGPGGQVVHVETSEVVLRGDPLTGFGLQLQGGVFATEALSAPAVVRFIEPDSPAERCGLLQVGDRLLSINGIPTEEGTLEEAHQLLRDAALANKVTLDLEFDVAESVVPSSGTFHVKLPKRRGVELGITISASKKPDKPLIISDIKKGSIAHRTGTLEPGDMLLAIDNVRLEHCTMEDAMHVLQQAEDMVKLRVQKDEDNMDELEMSGSIIYTVELKRYNGPLGITISGTEEPFDPIVISGLTKKGLAERTGAIHVGDRVLAINGVSLKGKPLSEAIHLLQMAGESVTLKIKKQVDKREAQQSVEQTGFLSDPEEDFLNDSQKAGKCCEVYSANVPSIDSAMSSWDGSGFDAGYCSQGTYLHKASDLTLNPSEWRNTKHRGNAGSTRHQHATAAYDRRFTEEEWDKGPGFVSPPRGHGALPHQGDSFWSQALQDLETCGQSEIIRELEASMTSSNLSLYLDETKSHEDSVFQTTLRREGPRDEPRAKGSLGRSAGARHAPAMGSMGNGGLTENLSPTALELHKVTLRKGRESCDFGFSVSDGLLEKGVFVNMIRPDGPADQAGLKPYDRILQVNCARTRDFDCCLTIPLIMEAGDGLSLVISRNPSGHDNGLPDSREDHFNTGFCLPERRSNSVAL from the exons ATGCTGTGTGGTCTTAGGAGAGATCCAAAGAGCAGCATTG aCGATGGGCCCTACTCCAAGGGAGGCAAGGACTCTGGGAGCGGGGACCACCACAGCCATGCCTCCCAGAGACGCAGCCTCACAG AGGAGTACCGCGGGCTGACCACGGTGGACCTGATGAAGAGGGAAGGAAGTAGCCTGGGCCTCACCATCTCAGGGGGCTCCGACAAGGACGGCAAACCCAGAGTGTCCAACCTACGGCCAGGTGGGCTGGCTGCCAG AAGCGACCAGCTGAACGTGGGAGACTACATCAAGTCTGTGAACGGCATCAACCTGTGCAAGCTGCGGCACGACGAAATCATCAGCCTCCTGAAGAACATCGGAGAGCGCGTGGTGCTGGAGGTTGAGTACGAGCTGCCCCAGACTG TCCAGAACCCTTCGGGGATGCTCACCAAGACGATAGAGGTCTGCTTACACAAGGAAGGGAACAGCTTCGGATTCGTCATGAGAG GGGGCTTCCATGAAGACTGGCACAGGTCTCGCCCTCTGGTGGTGACTTATGTTAGGCCCGGTGGTCCTGCTGACAG ggagGGCACGCTGAAGGCGGGCGACCGCGTGCTGAGCGTGGACGGGCTACCGCTGTCCAGAGAGAAGCATGCCGACGCCCTCACTGCCCTGATGCAGAGCAGCCAGGAGGCCCTGCTCCTTATAGAGTATGACGTGTCCGTCGTGG aGGCAGTGCAGCAGGCGTCgggccccctgctggtggaGATAGCCAAGGGCCCCTCCAACGCCGGCCTGGGCATCAGCCTCCACACCGCCGTGTTCAGGAACAAACAAGTCATCATCATAGACAAGATCAAGGGCGCCAGTGTGGTGGAAAG GTGCGGCGCGCTGCATCTGGGTGACATCCTGCTGTCCATAGACGGCACCAGCACGGAGCACTGCTCGCTCATGGAGGCCACGCAGCTGCTGGCCAGCACCGCCGACGTGGTCAAGCTAGAGATGCTCCCGGCCAATCAGAGCAGACTTCCCATCAGGCCCCAGGACACGG TCAAGGTGCAGAAGAGCAACCATCATCACTGGGAGCAGAGCtactgcccccctcctcctctacctcctcctctgcaACACGCGGGCCACGGGAAGCCATGGAACAGCCCGAGCCACTCACACAACCACCAGGACCACTGCAAAT CTCTGGTGAGCGGTGgcttctccccttcctccacaGTCACCTCCGGGTTCAGCAGCcagggcagcagcagcctgcCCTGCCCCGCGCCCAGCGTGGCCCCCGGCAGCCCCCGCGGCTCCACGGGCAAGAGACGGCACCGCACCAAGGACCACAAGAGCTCCC TGTCTCTGGCGTCCAGCTCGGTGGGCCCGGGTGGGCAGGTGGTCCACGTGGAGACCAGCGAGGTGGTCCTGCGGGGGGATCCGCTCACGGGCTTCGGCCTGCAGCTGCAGGGGGGGGTCTTCGCCACCGAAGCTCTGTCGGCGCCCGCGGTGGTCCGCTTCATCGAGCCCGACAGCCCCGCCGAGAG GTGTGGGTTGCTGCAGGTGGGGGACAGACTGCTGTCCATCAACGGCATCCCCACGGAGGAGGGCACCCTGGAAGAGGCCCACCAGCTGCTCCGAGACGCCGCCCTGGCCAACAAGGTCACTCTGGATCTGGAGTTTGACGTTGCAG AGTCGGTGGTTCCCAGCAGTGGCACCTTCCACGTTAAGCTCCCCAAGCGGAGAGGGGTGGAACTGGGGATCACTATAAGCG caaGCAAGAAACCAGACAAGCCTCTGATCATCTCTGACATAAAGAAAGGCAGCATAGCACACAG AACAGGCACCCTGGAGCCCGGGGACATGCTGCTGGCCATCGACAACGTGCGTCTGGAGCACTGCACCATGGAGGACGCCATGCACGTCCTGCAGCAGGCCGAGGACATGGTGAAGCTTAGAGTGCAGAAGGACGAGGACAACATGG ACGAGCTGGAAATGTCGGGGTCCATCATCTACACGGTGGAGCTGAAACGCTACAATGGGCCTCTGGGCATCACCATCTCGGGCACAGAGGAGCCCTTCGACCCCATTGTGATCTCTGGCCTCACCAAGAAGGGTCTGGCGGAGAG GACCGGTGCCATCCATGTGGGGGACCGGGTCCTGGCGATCAACGGGGTCAGTCTGAAGGGGAAGCCGCTCAGCGAGGCCATCCATCTGCTTCAGATGGCCGGCGAGTCGGTCACGCTCAAAATCAAGAAGCAGGTGGACA AGCGAGAAGCCCAGCAGTCTGTAGAGCAGACAGGGTTCCTGAGCGACCCAGAGGAGGACTTCCTGAACGACTCCCAGAAGGCCGGCAAGTGCTGTGAGGTCTATTCGGCCAACGTTCCCAGTATAGACTCGGCCATGAGCTCCTGGGACGGCTCCGGGTTCGATGCCGGATACTGTAGCCAAG GGACGTACCTCCACAAGGCGTCGGACCTGACGCTGAATCCCAGCGAGTGGCGGAACACCAAACACAGAGGCAACGCCGGCAGCACGCGGCATCAGCACGCCACCGCTGCGTACGACCGCAGGTTCACCGAGGAGGAGTGGGACAAGGGGCCTGG ATTTGTCAGCCCCCCTCGTGGCCACGGCGCCCTCCCCCACCAGGGAGACAGCTTCTGGTCCCAGGCCCTGCAGGACCTTGAGACCTGTGGCCAATCGGAGATCATCAGAGAGCTGGAG gccTCCATGACGAGCAGCAACCTTAGCCTGTACTTGGACGAGACAAAGTCCCACGAGGACTCTGTGTTCCAGACCACGCTGAGGAGGGAGGGGCCCCGCGACGAGCCCAGGGCCAAGGGCTCACTGGGCCGCTCCGCCGGGGCCAGGCATGCCCCGGCAATGGGCAGCATGGGGAACGGAGGCCTGACCGAAAACTTGTCCCCCACCGCTCTGGAGCTGCACAAG GTGACCCTGAGGAAGGGCCGTGAGAGCTGCGACTTTGGCTTCAGCGTGTCGGACGGCCTCCTGGAGAAGGGGGTGTTCGTCAACATGATCCGTCCGGACGGCCCCGCCGACCAGGCGGGGCTGAAGCCCTACGACCGCATCCTGCAG GTGAACTGCGCTCGGACCAGAGACTTTGACTGCTGCCTCACCATCCCCCTCATCATGGAGGCAGGGGACGGCCTGAGCCTGGTGATCAGCCGGAACCCATCGGGGCACGACAACGGGCTCCCGGACAGTCGTGAGGACCACTTCAACACTGGGTTCTGCTTGCCGGAGCGCCGGTCCAACAGCGTGGCACTGTGA